Below is a genomic region from Brassica oleracea var. oleracea cultivar TO1000 chromosome C9, BOL, whole genome shotgun sequence.
AGCTGTAGATCTGCTGCAAGCTGAAGGAGTGGATGCGATCATCATCGGCGGGAGTTCGTTGCTGGAGACGAAGCTGTTGGCGGAGATTGGAGAGAAAGCTAGGGTTCCTGTGATCTCACTCAACTCTCCGATCTCACCGTCGTTGAGCAGATACAGTCATTTGATCCAAGCGACGCATGATTCTTCCTCCGAGGCGAAGGGGATCACAGCTTTCATCCATGGGTTTGGTTGGAAGAGTGTTGCTCTTGTTTACGAGGATGAAGATGACTGGAGAGAGAGTATGCAAATCATGGTGGATCATTTTTATGAGGAAGGCGTTGGTGTACAGTCCAAGGTTGGTTTTGCAATGACTTCTAGCGAGGAAATGGTTATGGATCGGTTAGGGAAGATGAAGGACTTGGGGGCGAGTGTCTTTGTTGTGCACTCGTCTGAGGTTGTTGCTACTCGTCTCTTCACATGTGCTGAGAGATTGGGGATGATGGGTGAAGGTTTTGCTTGGATCCTCACTGCCAAAAGCATGAGCAGTTTCCATGAGAACAGCGATGGTTCTGGAGAAGAGGCAATGGAGGGTGTGGTTGGGTTCAAGACTTATGTTCCAATGTCAAAAGAGCTTCAGAATTTCACTTGGAGATTGAGAAGTAATGAAGAAGATGTTTGGTCGGAGAAAGCTCGGTTGAGTATCTCTGATGTTTGGGCTCATGATGTAGCTTGGGCACTGGCGAGATCAGCGGAGATGGTGAATGCTTCATCAACTCTCCTTGCGGCTATCACTGAGTGTAGGTTTAAGGGTTTGAGTGGTGACTTTCGAGTGAAGGATAAGAAGTTCTTGTCAAACAAGTTTGAGATTGTGAATTTGTTGGAATCAGGTGAGAGGAGAATAGGGTTCTGGAATGGCAATGGTAGTTTCAGCAGTAGAAGACATTTTAATAAGTTAGAGGAGACCATAATCTGGCCTGGTGGGTCTGCTCAAACTCCGGGAGGGCGCGCTCTTGGAGAAAGCAAAAGAAGAAAGCTGAGGGTTTTGGTTACATCAAGCAACAGGTTCCCAAGACTGATGAAGGTGGAGACTGATCTGGCAACAAATGTTACAACTGCGGAAGGGTTCTGTATAGAAGTCTTCCGGGCTGCCATTTCACCTTTCAACTATGAATTGGAGTTCATCCCTTGGCGCAATGGAAGTAACTACAACAGACTTGCATATGCACTTTATAGTCAGGTAAGTACTACTAACCATGGCTCAGTTTATGATTACAAGTATCTTTTTCATGTTGAGTGTGTGGAAACTGAATCATTTATGTGTTGCATCCCAACAGAAAGATAAATATGATGCAGCTGTGGGAGATATTACAATCACTGCCAATAGATCAATGTATGTTGATTTTACGATGCCATTCACCGAGATGGGCCTTGGAACTGTAGCACCAAAGGAGACAAGTATGTGGGTGTTCTTCCATCCTCTAAAACGAGACCTTTGGATAACAAGTGCAGCTTTCTTTGTCTTGACGGGCACTATAGTTTGGTTGATAGAAAAACATGATAACAAAGAGTTCCAGGGTTCTTGGCCGAAACAGATGGGAGTTATATTTTGGTTTGGCTTCTCTACCCTTGTTTATGCCCATAGTAAGTACTCTACCTTTTTCACATGTCTTCTTTGCTAATCTTGGTCAAAAGAGAATGGAGTGATGCTTTAAGTAGTATTCATTGGTAAACCATTTGCAAAAGCATTATTCTATTTATTATCCAATCAACAGTTATTCTAAAAACATTTTAAAAAAATATATTTAGAAGAAGCAAATGACCTTCAAATGTTTTTGCTCAATACTCTCATTTGAGTCTTTTGATAGAGCCTTCGCATTTCGAATATATAAAACTTTTAAAAATATATATATATATAATTCATTTGTTTTATTTAATGATATCAAAATTATGTTTATATCCAAAAAAAATTAAATGTTTTGAAATAAGATTTACAATTTTTTTAAAAAAAATATTAAAAGAATAGTATTCCATATTTCAAAATTAATTTATATTTATCATATAATTGTTTTGTGATATAATTTTATAAATGAATCATTTACTGATATGTGAACCACTTTATTAAATACATTAACGAGAATATACAATTTATGCAACATATTGCTTATATAGTATACTACAACTGTTTTATTATCAGTTCTACCAATCAAAATCATAGTTTCTCACTTTCTGCTGCTTACTATCTATGACAGGGGAGAAACTACAACACAACTTATCAAGATTTGTAGTTACAGTTTGGGTATTTGCAGTGCTCATATTAACTACAAGTTATACTGCAACTTTGACATCAATGATGACGGTGCAACAGATACGATTCAACTCCAATAAAGATTTCGTGGGGCATCTTTCCGGCTCGCTCATTGCAAAGATGGCCCTAACTAGTCCCAGATTCCGACCAACAAATACCAAGGGTCTCAATACTTCTACAGATTATGCTCAAGCCTTGTTGAATAATACTGTCTCATTTATTGTGGATGAGTTGCCATACCTCAAAGTCCTCCTCGGAGAGAATCTTGGGAAGTTTCTTATGGTCAAGGCACAATGTAACACCAACGGTTTCGGCTTTGTATGTATCCCTTATCATCAGTTTCCTTACTCTTTTATCTTCTTTATTAACTTAGCTGACAACAAAAGATACGTTTTCAGATGTTTCAGAAGGGCGATGAGTTGGTGCCTCTTGTGTCCAGGGAAATCTTGAACCTGAGGACGAGCGATAGACTTATCGAGATGGAGAAAAGATGGTTTGAGAATCAACTTCCATACACAGCAGATGATACATCAAATCCTGTAACCCTTTATAGATTCCGTGGATTGTTTATGATCACCGGAGTTTCTTTCGCTTTCGCTCTGGTGGTGCTTCTCATTCTCTGGCTCCGAGACAAATGGGAAGATCTGATGTGTTCGGTCAACATATTCCTCTCGCAACGACTTGTACATTTTAGGATCCTCTTCGCAAGAACTATCCATCCCAACACCCTTGATAACGCCGATGGCGAGAATGCGGTGCAAATGGCTCAACGTAACTGAAGATAGGAACTGATTCAAACATAGCAAAACGTACATTACCATTTGTACTTAGCATCCTAATACAAGTAGATGCTCAAGTTTTTTGGCGTGCTGTGCCCCTGAGTCTCTATAGCTTACACAATTGTTGTGACGTTGTTGCTTTGACCTAGAAGCATCACCAAACAAGCTTGCCCCTTCGTCCTCCAGTGGTCCGTCAACTGCGATATGGTTCTTGATTCAAATCGGGTTGCATATGTTGGGAAAAAATAATTTTTAACATACACATTATATTTTTTATATTTGTAGCAATTAATAATGATAAAATTCAAAAATTATTATTAATATTTATTGAATTCCTATTAATTTTAAATTATAGAAAATAGATAATTACATGAAAGGATATAACTACAAGAAAAAATAAATTTGTTTAAATATGTATCAAAAATTTAAAACATTTGTTTATGAAACAGATGGATTAATGTGATTAAACAAAGGGAGTATGTGATAAATCATGTAACGAGTGTCTTCTTTGCAAATGGTTTGGTTCTGCAATGTATATTTAAATTGGCTTTTTATTGGGCTGATAAAAGCAATGAGCCCATAACCATTTTCTGGAGAAAAGAATAGAAAACAAACCCTAATCTCTTTACCCTCCGGTTACTAGTATAAACTCTCCTCGTTCTCTTCTCTAACAAGGCCTGTCATCTCTCTTTAAATCCTTTAAACTTTTGTTGTTTTATTTTACAAAGTTTTCTATCTTGTGTTATTACAAGCAAGTTCAGCTTCTTTGGTTGGATCAAAGATTTTCATGATCCAGTCAATTTATAAAAGAATTATAACCTTGCAAAATAGAAATCGGCAGTATCACTCGCCTGGATCTGATAATATTTCATGATTATCCAGGCCCTTAATCTACTGGCAAATTTATTCTCTCTTATTGAGTTTGGTTCATATGTTTTTCTGCAAACGCACTCTGTCCCGAGACCACTAATGTTTTGTTGCAATTTCTTCGTTTGCTAAATTGAGTATCCACCCATTCAACTTGTCCCAGGGATCTCTTGTGTGATTCCCTACATGGGCTCATTGTTGGCTTACATCTTACTCAATTGTTTCCATACGAATATTTCTCAGCAACAAGTAAGCATGAAGAATTTCTGTTATTTAGTAGACACGAAGAATGATGATTGATGCAAGATTCTTTTAAAAAAAAAAGAATTAATGTTGTTAGGATTTAAACTGAAATAGCTAAGCTTAGTTGCATCATTATGGACAAGGAAAGCTTACAGACCGAGTTATAACAGAGCTGGTCCAGAGCATGCGATGGACACTACCTATCTGATTTGACCCTTGATCTTTTACTTAACATCGAAATAGCGGTTGATCATTGAACAACTTTGTCCATCTTCATTTTCAAGATGGATTTGGTCAGTTCTGACCTAAGATTAATTTGCTTGGGCTTGGAATAAGAAACACTCATTCTCAAACATTGAGAATAAGAAGAATAGAGTACGATAATGGGGAAAACGACCATTCAATACCTAACATATCACGATATGTTTAATTCATACCCGATTTATATGGTTGTGTCAAAACATACTTGAACTTATATGGTCTTGTCAAAACATACCCGACTTATAATTTTTTGACGACATCATCAACTTATATGGTCTTGTCAAAACATACCCGACTTATAATTTTTTGACGACATCATCAACTTATATGGTCTTGTCAAAACATACCCGACTTATAATTTTTTGACGAAATCATACATCAGTCGCCACACCAGTTGTCATATCATCCACTTTTGTTCTCGTGGATGCTATGTCAGTTAATTTTGCTTACGAGGATGTGCACAAATTTACAAATGTAAAATTTTATATTTTTTTTATTATTTAGTAAAATTAATAAAAATTAATTAATTAATTAAATTTTAATCTTATATAAGAGAGATATTCGTAAATATTTTGATTCTATCACAAACCGTCCTTATAAGAGCTATATATTTGTTGTGATTATTCAAATTAAATACTAATGTTGGAGTCGTGTTACTCTTGATTAATCATCGCAGCTGATGTGGCGACTGGTGTATGATTTCGCCAAAAAATTATAAGTCGGGTATGTTTTGGCACGACCATATATGTTTAGGTATGTTTTGGCACTGTTACATAAGTCGGGTATGAATTGAACGTATGAAATGGATGTTTTCGCTAAGATAATGTTTTCTAAAAATATAGTCACCAATAGAAGTCTAAATGTTTTCTAACTATTGGGGTAACTAACAAAACACTAAGGCCTTGGGCTTGTATTTTTTGTATTCTCGTGCTTCAAATTGAAAAAGTTTGTCAAAAAAAAACAAATGAGTTACGTAATACATTTATATTGTACTTTGCCTTTATGTTTTTCTTTTAAAATTTATTGTTCAGCTATTCAATTTTTTTAGAAAATTTTACTGCTGGATAGATTTCTTTTGGTTGTGTAAAATGCATATAACTATATTGTATATAGATTAATGCAACAATCTAAACTAAATAAATTAGGGTGTTAATCAATTAGTGATTTAAAATAAGTTATTAATATTTACTTACCTATCAAATTTTAAAGTTTTAAGATAGTTTAAGTTGATAGATTTTAAAATTTCTTCACGTATGCATAGGATTTTAAGTTCAGTCATTTAATTATTCATGAGATTCCATAAAAAAATGATTTGAAAGCAATCCAAAATACAAAAAAAAAAAATTTAAATTCTTACAATCTAAATAACACTAGATTTTAAAAGCTAGATTTAAATCATTCATTGAAATACACTAGATTTTAAAATAGAATTTATAATCAAATAACAAGTGAATTGCCTTTAGATTTAAATTCTATTGAAATAGATAATTGAATAACACCACCTAATAATATTTTTCATCACCGGTCCAACTCAACTTGTCTTTAGGACCGGTTGGACCCTCTTCACCAAGTATCTCAACAGGAATCTTGCTAATAAGTTTATAGAAACTCTTGCGTATAAACCACGGCAAAATCTTAGCGAAACCTTCAAGAGACTTGTCAATGTTATAACGTACTTGAGGTCCCCATTTCCTAAAATAGTTAATCCACGGTGGCTCAACCACGCCTGAAAGTCCTGAAATCACTTCATACCCCGAACCACAGTCCAACACCTTGTCACTTTTTGCCATGTCGTTTCTTATTCCGTTATTGCCATCATTGCCTAGCAACACAAGTCCAGGTTTTGGAAACATTGCGTGACCGTGAAGCGACGAGTATATCACTGGTTTGTTTCCACCATCAACGTACTCAAGATCACACGCCTCCACCAATGCTCCTCCACTATGCTGAGAGAAGTAAACGCGCCATAACATGCCGTTGAAGTTGCTGATACGTAAAGTAACGTGCTCCCAGTCTCCTATATGTTCGCCTATATCCCCTAAAGAGAGTCTCTTGATGAAAAGAAACTTGAGGTTGGCATTACCGTTGAAAGGGCAGAATATCCATACGACAATGTCGGTGAAAGTCCCACCAAACATTGGTTTGATGTGTAGATACACTTTCGTGCTACTCAAGTCTCCTCTTTTAACCATTTCTTTCTGGGTTTTATCGACCGGGTAGTCTAACCAGAACAAGTCATCATTAGAACCGCCTTGTGGAAGATTTGTACCGTTTGGTTGTATTGGGACAGGGTTTGATTCGTTTCCTTTCTGGTACAACAACGCACCATTGGTGAAGAACCAATCCACTGAGGAAGGAAGAAAATCTTCGTCTGGATGGAAATATATCAAAGGAGAATAGGTTTGAAACAAAACCCTAGTTTGAGCTTCGCTTGGCATGCAAGAGTACATGTCAAGTTTTGTATTTTTTAAGGAGAATAAAGGAGGAAGAGGAGTAGAACTAATTAGTCCTTGAAAACTGAATGTTCCTGTGTACACACCTGTTGCTTGTGTTCCTCTGATGATCGGTCTCAATTTAAAAACACTAACTCCGTTTATCGCCCATAACAATGCATCAGCTTCACTCGCTTCCGTAAACTCGGATCGAACACAACTTGTGTATTGTTGTGTTGGAAGTGGCTTTTCAGGAGAAGTAGTGATAAACATACCAACCGCTTGATATCCATTGAGACATACCGGCTGCCAAACATAAGCAGGCCCGTCTTGTTTGATATCCAGCGATGTAGTGTTACCGACTTCAAAGTAGTCTTCTGGTGGTAGTAAATTAGATAAATTTACGCTTCTTGCAACAAGAATCGAACCAAAAAGCTTCTGGTTGTTTGGTTGTGCATAGAAGCCGAGTTTGAAGAAGTTAGGAGGAAGATTTATAGGTTCAAAGATGCTGAATCCCATGTTGTCTCCTCCTCCTTCATATGTACTCCATACTCTTTGTGCTGTTGAGTTGGAGATGGAGACTTGAGCAACCTCTAGACCTCCCAAGTCTATGATCCCTTTACCAAAATCTCCCTCATCGGGAAGCGTAGTAGGC
It encodes:
- the LOC106316235 gene encoding glutamate receptor 1.2-like, giving the protein MEKFGIQNPILAVSFLLVLLLFICFASSQNDDVQEGSVSDHEPVRIRVGLVLNLDSVEGKTVRSSASTALSEFYAINSDYKTRVSLSIRDSQGEPLLALASAVDLLQAEGVDAIIIGGSSLLETKLLAEIGEKARVPVISLNSPISPSLSRYSHLIQATHDSSSEAKGITAFIHGFGWKSVALVYEDEDDWRESMQIMVDHFYEEGVGVQSKVGFAMTSSEEMVMDRLGKMKDLGASVFVVHSSEVVATRLFTCAERLGMMGEGFAWILTAKSMSSFHENSDGSGEEAMEGVVGFKTYVPMSKELQNFTWRLRSNEEDVWSEKARLSISDVWAHDVAWALARSAEMVNASSTLLAAITECRFKGLSGDFRVKDKKFLSNKFEIVNLLESGERRIGFWNGNGSFSSRRHFNKLEETIIWPGGSAQTPGGRALGESKRRKLRVLVTSSNRFPRLMKVETDLATNVTTAEGFCIEVFRAAISPFNYELEFIPWRNGSNYNRLAYALYSQKDKYDAAVGDITITANRSMYVDFTMPFTEMGLGTVAPKETSMWVFFHPLKRDLWITSAAFFVLTGTIVWLIEKHDNKEFQGSWPKQMGVIFWFGFSTLVYAHREKLQHNLSRFVVTVWVFAVLILTTSYTATLTSMMTVQQIRFNSNKDFVGHLSGSLIAKMALTSPRFRPTNTKGLNTSTDYAQALLNNTVSFIVDELPYLKVLLGENLGKFLMVKAQCNTNGFGFMFQKGDELVPLVSREILNLRTSDRLIEMEKRWFENQLPYTADDTSNPVTLYRFRGLFMITGVSFAFALVVLLILWLRDKWEDLMCSVNIFLSQRLVHFRILFARTIHPNTLDNADGENAVQMAQRN
- the LOC106317229 gene encoding uncharacterized protein LOC106317229, producing MISDTYFKPLIFVLFLFTNQLSWAQTQTNGLPVETIFTFPGPLPTTLPDEGDFGKGIIDLGGLEVAQVSISNSTAQRVWSTYEGGGDNMGFSIFEPINLPPNFFKLGFYAQPNNQKLFGSILVARSVNLSNLLPPEDYFEVGNTTSLDIKQDGPAYVWQPVCLNGYQAVGMFITTSPEKPLPTQQYTSCVRSEFTEASEADALLWAINGVSVFKLRPIIRGTQATGVYTGTFSFQGLISSTPLPPLFSLKNTKLDMYSCMPSEAQTRVLFQTYSPLIYFHPDEDFLPSSVDWFFTNGALLYQKGNESNPVPIQPNGTNLPQGGSNDDLFWLDYPVDKTQKEMVKRGDLSSTKVYLHIKPMFGGTFTDIVVWIFCPFNGNANLKFLFIKRLSLGDIGEHIGDWEHVTLRISNFNGMLWRVYFSQHSGGALVEACDLEYVDGGNKPVIYSSLHGHAMFPKPGLVLLGNDGNNGIRNDMAKSDKVLDCGSGYEVISGLSGVVEPPWINYFRKWGPQVRYNIDKSLEGFAKILPWFIRKSFYKLISKIPVEILGEEGPTGPKDKLSWTGDEKYY